One genomic window of Desulfovibrio subterraneus includes the following:
- a CDS encoding phosphomannomutase/phosphoglucomutase, whose product MKPVTETVFRAYDIRGVVGSDFDEEWVECLGRAIGTFFVRRGHRDAVVGYDCRHSSPSYQQALTRGLLSTGVDVTALGMVATPLLYFGIVHLGRQAGVMITASHNPPQYNGFKVWAGRGTVHTTAIREIYEIMASGEFAEGQGIGCEFDIVPDYEAAVLERNRLSRPLKVVVDGGNGAGGEVCARILRRMGCEVEEMYCEPDGDFPNHHPDPTIEAYMTDLIGRMRATGADLGIGLDGDADRLGIVDAGGRLLLGDELFSLFARDVLARLPGSLLIGDVKCSHRLFDDIRQHGGRTMMWVTGHSVMKAKMLEENAPMAGELSGHMFFNEGWFGFDDAVYAAARMASILSAQKKPLTELPGWPHACSTPELHVPCPDAVKFAVIKKAQDYFRARHDDVIDIDGVRLNFPDGWGLVRASNTQPVLVMRYEAQTGDRLDEIRTMMETPLLEWIAEAGGQI is encoded by the coding sequence ATGAAACCAGTGACTGAAACCGTCTTCCGCGCATATGACATACGCGGCGTGGTGGGCTCCGATTTTGACGAAGAATGGGTGGAATGCCTGGGCAGGGCCATCGGCACTTTCTTTGTGCGCCGGGGGCATCGTGATGCCGTGGTGGGGTACGACTGCCGCCATTCCTCTCCTTCTTATCAGCAGGCCCTGACCAGAGGATTGCTTTCCACCGGAGTGGACGTGACCGCTCTGGGCATGGTGGCAACCCCGCTGCTCTATTTCGGCATTGTGCATCTCGGGCGGCAGGCGGGGGTCATGATAACCGCGAGCCATAACCCGCCGCAGTACAATGGCTTCAAGGTCTGGGCCGGACGCGGGACCGTGCACACCACTGCCATACGCGAAATTTATGAGATCATGGCCTCCGGCGAATTTGCCGAAGGGCAGGGCATTGGCTGCGAGTTTGACATTGTGCCGGATTATGAGGCCGCTGTGCTTGAACGCAACCGGCTTTCCCGTCCGCTCAAGGTTGTGGTAGACGGTGGCAACGGCGCAGGGGGCGAAGTCTGCGCCCGCATATTGCGCCGCATGGGCTGCGAGGTTGAGGAAATGTACTGCGAGCCGGATGGTGACTTTCCCAATCACCATCCCGACCCTACCATAGAGGCGTACATGACGGACCTCATCGGCCGCATGCGTGCTACCGGTGCTGATCTGGGCATAGGGCTGGATGGCGATGCCGACAGGCTCGGCATAGTGGATGCCGGAGGCAGGCTGCTGCTTGGTGATGAACTTTTCAGCCTGTTTGCCCGTGATGTGCTGGCCAGATTGCCCGGCAGTCTGCTCATCGGGGATGTGAAGTGCTCTCACCGCCTGTTTGACGATATCCGTCAGCACGGTGGCAGAACCATGATGTGGGTGACGGGGCATTCCGTGATGAAGGCCAAGATGCTTGAGGAAAACGCCCCCATGGCGGGCGAGCTTTCCGGTCACATGTTCTTCAACGAGGGCTGGTTCGGCTTTGACGATGCCGTGTATGCTGCGGCGCGCATGGCCTCCATCCTTTCCGCGCAGAAAAAACCCCTGACGGAACTGCCGGGGTGGCCCCATGCGTGTAGTACGCCGGAATTGCACGTACCGTGTCCGGATGCTGTGAAGTTTGCCGTCATAAAAAAAGCACAGGATTATTTTCGGGCACGTCATGATGATGTAATAGATATTGATGGCGTGCGACTGAATTTTCCGGACGGATGGGGACTGGTGCGCGCATCCAATACGCAGCCGGTGCTTGTGATGCGTTATGAGGCGCAGACCGGAGATAGACTTGATGAGATACGGACGATGATGGAAACGCCGCTTCTGGAATGGATAGCCGAAGCGGGCGGACAAATATAA
- a CDS encoding 4Fe-4S binding protein: MKILRANKMERCIGCHSCSLACARLVHRKLSWNTAGIRIASAGGLSTGFEAHLCVACDPAPCAAACPTGSLTQRKGGGVKQERDLCIRCGKCAAACPVDAIYMEPEENVPYLCIHCGRCVAFCPHGCLELVDAPDSVHETAGEGGSTGVSTDASTGVSTDASTNVSTDVPTDGQAAKGVSDAY; this comes from the coding sequence ATGAAGATATTGCGGGCAAACAAGATGGAGCGGTGTATCGGATGCCATTCCTGTTCGCTGGCGTGCGCCCGTCTGGTGCACAGAAAACTGTCGTGGAACACGGCGGGTATACGCATTGCGTCGGCTGGCGGCCTTTCCACCGGCTTTGAAGCGCATTTGTGCGTGGCCTGTGATCCTGCACCCTGTGCTGCGGCGTGTCCCACCGGTTCGCTGACACAGCGTAAGGGCGGTGGCGTGAAACAGGAACGCGATCTCTGCATCCGCTGCGGCAAATGTGCCGCAGCCTGCCCCGTGGATGCCATATACATGGAACCGGAAGAGAATGTCCCCTATCTGTGTATTCACTGCGGGCGGTGTGTGGCCTTCTGTCCGCACGGGTGTCTGGAACTTGTCGATGCCCCTGATTCGGTGCATGAAACCGCCGGAGAGGGTGGCTCCACAGGTGTTTCCACGGACGCTTCCACGGGCGTTTCCACGGACGCTTCCACGAATGTTTCCACGGATGTTCCCACGGACGGTCAGGCAGCCAAAGGGGTGAGCGATGCGTACTGA
- a CDS encoding aldehyde ferredoxin oxidoreductase N-terminal domain-containing protein, which translates to MRTDYSYSRVLHVDLETGRSRVLRFGSRAEHLGGSGLAAALYATYGLPEAPALDPRQPLIFAVGPLTGFFPLMSKVVCGFRSPYTGEWAESHAGGRLALSLRFAGYDALMVTGAARGLSALVVGARTVDVHDVSYLRGADVFSAGKYLRRFGKSSSGHRSCIRIGPSGERGVHYACINVDSFRHFGRLGAGAVMGAKNLKGIVVQGDGSFVLPEGNAYAKLMREVYKDITATDKMRKYHDLGTPANLLALNELKALPWNNLQKTSDERIDGVSGETFADKFLLRQTACAGCPVGCIHIGLLRQQFAKDHEFLYKQVSYDYESIFAQGTMLGLTDASDVLALLDETEKLGLDCMSSGVALAWVAEASEKGVLSEKETIVPIRFGEVQGFLEALRHLGMASNEFYRVLGTGTLKAADIYGGADYACVLGQEMAGYATGEVFFVAQAYGFRHSHLDSGGYSWDQSAKDKDAGKAVDFLVDDEYKRILINSMVSCMFARASYGPDRIGECLESVGLADVAANLGTAGKAMQALRWNLKCRTGFDVHAVRIPKRYSEVVTWKGGIDEAYMNDVRRRYEQAILDMAAKAPAISGGEEG; encoded by the coding sequence ATGCGTACTGATTACAGCTATTCCCGCGTATTGCATGTCGACCTTGAAACAGGTCGCTCCCGTGTGCTGCGTTTCGGCAGCAGAGCCGAGCATCTGGGCGGCAGCGGTCTTGCCGCAGCCCTGTATGCAACATATGGCCTGCCGGAGGCTCCGGCGCTGGACCCAAGACAGCCTCTGATATTTGCCGTGGGCCCGCTTACAGGCTTCTTCCCGCTCATGAGCAAGGTGGTGTGCGGATTCCGTTCGCCCTATACGGGCGAGTGGGCAGAGAGCCACGCCGGTGGCAGGCTTGCCCTGTCGCTGCGCTTTGCAGGGTATGATGCGCTTATGGTCACGGGGGCGGCACGCGGCCTTTCTGCACTGGTGGTCGGCGCGCGCACCGTGGATGTGCATGATGTGAGCTATCTGCGCGGAGCAGACGTTTTCTCCGCCGGTAAGTATCTGCGCCGTTTCGGCAAGAGCAGCTCGGGCCACCGTTCCTGCATCCGCATAGGACCTTCCGGAGAGCGCGGTGTGCATTACGCTTGCATTAATGTGGATTCCTTCCGCCATTTCGGCAGGCTCGGTGCCGGGGCTGTGATGGGGGCCAAGAACCTCAAGGGTATTGTTGTGCAGGGCGACGGATCGTTTGTGCTGCCCGAAGGCAATGCCTACGCCAAGCTTATGCGCGAGGTGTACAAGGACATCACCGCCACGGACAAGATGCGCAAGTATCATGACCTCGGAACTCCGGCCAACCTGCTGGCACTGAACGAGCTCAAGGCCCTGCCGTGGAACAACCTGCAGAAGACATCGGACGAGCGCATAGACGGCGTTTCCGGCGAGACTTTTGCCGACAAGTTCCTGCTGCGCCAGACGGCCTGTGCGGGCTGCCCCGTGGGGTGTATCCATATCGGCCTGCTGCGTCAGCAGTTCGCCAAGGACCATGAGTTTCTCTACAAGCAGGTTTCCTACGACTATGAGTCCATTTTCGCACAGGGAACCATGCTGGGGCTGACAGACGCCTCAGATGTGCTGGCCCTGCTGGACGAGACAGAAAAGCTGGGACTGGACTGCATGAGTTCCGGTGTGGCGCTCGCATGGGTTGCCGAGGCTTCGGAAAAGGGTGTGTTGAGCGAGAAGGAAACCATTGTTCCCATACGCTTCGGTGAGGTGCAGGGCTTTCTGGAAGCGCTGCGTCATCTGGGCATGGCGAGCAACGAGTTTTACCGTGTGCTGGGTACCGGTACGCTCAAAGCGGCCGACATATACGGCGGCGCGGATTATGCCTGTGTTCTCGGGCAGGAAATGGCGGGCTATGCCACGGGCGAAGTGTTCTTCGTCGCACAGGCATACGGGTTCCGCCATTCGCATCTGGATTCCGGCGGCTATTCGTGGGACCAGAGCGCCAAGGACAAGGATGCAGGCAAGGCTGTGGACTTCCTCGTGGATGACGAGTACAAGCGCATCCTCATCAACAGCATGGTTTCCTGTATGTTTGCCCGCGCCTCGTATGGCCCTGATCGCATAGGCGAGTGCCTCGAATCGGTGGGACTTGCAGATGTGGCCGCCAATCTCGGCACGGCCGGCAAAGCCATGCAGGCCCTGCGCTGGAATCTCAAATGCCGCACCGGTTTTGATGTGCACGCCGTGCGTATACCCAAGCGGTATTCAGAGGTTGTCACATGGAAGGGCGGCATTGACGAGGCCTACATGAACGATGTGCGCAGGCGTTACGAACAGGCTATTCTGGATATGGCGGCAAAGGCTCCTGCCATTTCCGGAGGAGAGGAGGGGTAA
- a CDS encoding TPM domain-containing protein, with protein sequence MLFRSRGPLIKAESGSELFLRSMLLITVVVLVGVAFWYQIGANLRDINSRGAVWDEANVLTADQRAALREYAAELKEVYGIKLRLQIRTSPVALPDMDSKTLFIGINPQTQQVLVEFPTLLRKALGDDYLYRMQNEHFGPYFQKGQWQQGLADALTRLWLDMGGG encoded by the coding sequence ATGCTGTTCCGCTCCAGGGGCCCGCTCATCAAGGCCGAGAGCGGGTCTGAACTCTTTCTCCGCTCGATGCTGCTGATTACCGTGGTTGTGCTCGTGGGCGTGGCCTTCTGGTATCAGATCGGAGCGAACCTCCGCGATATCAACTCGCGGGGGGCTGTGTGGGATGAAGCCAATGTGCTCACTGCCGACCAGCGGGCAGCCTTGCGCGAGTATGCCGCCGAATTGAAGGAAGTATATGGCATAAAGCTGCGTCTGCAGATTCGCACCTCGCCGGTCGCGTTGCCGGATATGGACAGCAAGACCCTGTTCATAGGCATAAATCCGCAGACACAGCAGGTGCTGGTCGAGTTCCCCACATTGCTGCGCAAGGCTTTGGGAGATGATTACCTGTACCGTATGCAGAACGAGCATTTCGGCCCCTATTTTCAAAAGGGCCAATGGCAGCAGGGGCTCGCAGACGCGTTGACCCGGTTGTGGTTGGACATGGGGGGCGGTTAG
- the rnhA gene encoding ribonuclease HI, whose protein sequence is MKQVQIFTDGSCLGNPGPGGWGTILRCNGTEKELSGGFSLTTNNRMEILAVLEGLSALTEECKVDLYTDSQYVRNAVEKKWLVNWQKNGWKTAGKQPVKNRDLWERLVPMLKKHTVQFHWVRGHSGHPENERCDVLARTEAGRKGQPADPGHEA, encoded by the coding sequence ATGAAGCAAGTTCAGATATTCACGGATGGTTCCTGTCTCGGAAACCCCGGCCCCGGCGGCTGGGGCACCATTCTTCGCTGTAATGGCACGGAAAAGGAGTTGTCCGGCGGTTTTTCGCTGACAACCAATAACCGCATGGAGATTCTTGCCGTTCTTGAAGGGCTGTCTGCCCTGACTGAGGAGTGCAAGGTCGACCTGTACACAGACTCGCAGTACGTGCGTAATGCAGTTGAGAAGAAGTGGCTGGTGAACTGGCAGAAGAACGGCTGGAAGACCGCAGGCAAGCAGCCTGTGAAGAACCGCGACCTGTGGGAACGGCTTGTGCCGATGCTGAAGAAGCATACCGTGCAGTTCCACTGGGTACGGGGACACAGCGGGCATCCCGAAAATGAGCGCTGTGACGTTCTGGCCCGTACAGAGGCAGGCCGCAAGGGGCAGCCGGCTGATCCGGGGCACGAGGCGTAA
- a CDS encoding flagellar brake protein translates to MQQAVALRTRNPGMKLDIQLGTKMLMSLYGSESKHGTELIGLNPYEYLILKMPLVPGIRNRMMPGEGLTIRYMFQGTIIGFKTHVINHISKPSSLVFVEFPDSLEQYELRSDKRLKCIIPTEVHSSHGVHKAAIVDLSAGGCKICFEVKSSDAVRKLDSDEMLVIKGNLFAGEDATLSCVCRNVEIEKSTMTVGAAFTDLDPCVSRRLREYIETVSTFL, encoded by the coding sequence ATGCAGCAGGCGGTGGCTTTGCGAACTCGTAACCCCGGCATGAAGCTTGATATACAGCTTGGCACTAAAATGCTCATGAGCCTGTATGGTTCGGAAAGCAAGCATGGTACCGAACTGATCGGACTGAACCCTTATGAGTATCTCATCCTCAAGATGCCGCTGGTACCGGGTATTCGCAACCGCATGATGCCCGGCGAAGGACTGACGATCAGATACATGTTTCAGGGGACCATCATCGGCTTCAAGACACATGTCATCAACCATATCAGCAAGCCTTCCTCTCTGGTTTTCGTGGAGTTTCCCGATAGTCTGGAGCAGTATGAGCTGCGGTCGGATAAACGCCTCAAATGCATCATTCCCACAGAGGTGCATTCTTCGCACGGGGTGCACAAGGCAGCCATTGTGGATCTTTCTGCCGGCGGATGCAAAATCTGCTTCGAAGTGAAGAGTTCGGATGCTGTGCGCAAGCTCGATTCGGACGAGATGCTGGTTATCAAGGGCAATCTGTTTGCAGGCGAAGATGCAACGCTTTCATGCGTGTGCCGCAATGTCGAAATAGAAAAGTCGACCATGACCGTGGGGGCGGCTTTCACTGATCTTGACCCCTGTGTCTCCAGAAGACTCAGAGAGTATATAGAAACCGTTTCGACCTTCCTGTAA
- the qrcD gene encoding menaquinone reductase integral membrane subunit QrcD, with protein MEKNYSLPADHDLFPEGAQRCSLLKFMIWMGLVGVVAAWGLYAAYKVLSTGLGVTGLDDYFGFGLWITFDLAVIALGAGAFFTGLLRYILNIDPLKNIINLTVIVGFICYSGAMLILVLDVGQPIRAWFGYWHANVHSMLTEVIFCITCYLIVLIIEYVPLILEQKQLNRNPLLHHIAHNLHVMMPLFAGIGAFLSTFHQGSLGGMYGVLFARPYVFREGFFVWPWTFFLFVISAVGSGPVFTVLIATIMEKMTGKKLVSWEIKSLMGKIAGSMLFVYLIFKFMDTYGWINTILPNAGLTFEQNFYGNIYGQWLLWTELGLCGVLPCIILLVPSLRNNPALFYSAALLDCIGVTINRYVFTVQALAMPVMPFDSWETYAPNWAEWGSSALVVAYGAIVLSLSYRYLPVFPQEKKLNATKA; from the coding sequence ATGGAAAAGAACTACTCTCTTCCCGCTGATCATGATCTCTTCCCGGAAGGTGCACAGCGCTGTTCCCTGCTGAAGTTCATGATCTGGATGGGACTTGTCGGTGTGGTCGCTGCCTGGGGTCTCTACGCCGCGTACAAGGTGCTCAGCACCGGTCTTGGCGTAACCGGACTGGACGACTACTTCGGCTTCGGCCTCTGGATTACCTTCGACCTCGCCGTCATCGCCCTCGGCGCAGGTGCGTTCTTCACCGGTCTGCTCAGATACATCCTGAACATCGACCCCCTGAAGAACATCATCAACCTGACGGTTATCGTAGGGTTCATCTGTTACTCAGGCGCCATGCTCATTCTGGTTCTCGACGTAGGTCAGCCGATTCGCGCATGGTTCGGTTACTGGCACGCCAACGTACACTCCATGCTCACAGAAGTTATCTTCTGTATCACGTGTTACCTTATCGTGCTGATCATCGAATACGTACCGCTCATCCTTGAACAGAAGCAGCTTAACCGCAATCCGCTGCTGCATCACATCGCGCACAACCTGCACGTTATGATGCCTCTGTTCGCCGGTATCGGTGCGTTCCTTTCCACCTTCCACCAGGGCTCTCTCGGTGGCATGTACGGCGTGCTCTTCGCCCGCCCCTATGTCTTCCGCGAAGGTTTCTTCGTATGGCCCTGGACCTTCTTCCTGTTCGTCATTTCCGCTGTGGGTTCCGGTCCGGTGTTCACCGTACTGATCGCCACCATCATGGAAAAGATGACCGGCAAGAAGCTGGTAAGCTGGGAAATCAAGAGCCTCATGGGCAAGATCGCCGGTTCCATGCTGTTCGTGTACCTGATCTTCAAGTTCATGGACACCTACGGCTGGATCAATACCATCCTGCCCAACGCGGGTCTTACTTTCGAACAGAACTTCTATGGAAACATATACGGCCAGTGGTTGCTCTGGACTGAACTGGGTCTCTGCGGTGTGCTGCCCTGCATCATCCTGCTCGTTCCCAGCCTGCGCAACAACCCTGCACTGTTCTACTCCGCCGCCCTGCTCGACTGCATCGGTGTAACCATCAACCGCTACGTCTTCACGGTTCAGGCACTGGCTATGCCGGTAATGCCCTTTGACAGCTGGGAAACGTATGCACCGAACTGGGCGGAATGGGGCTCCAGTGCACTGGTTGTCGCTTACGGCGCCATCGTGCTCTCGCTCTCTTACCGCTACCTGCCGGTCTTCCCGCAGGAGAAAAAGCTGAATGCGACCAAGGCATAA
- the qrcC gene encoding menaquinone reductase iron-sulfur cluster-binding subunit QrcC produces the protein MQVKEFKVKWGMAIDIDKCTGCGACMVACQAENNLSPIEDASNKIKVMNWLVVYELSNKKPFPEHDVAYLPRPCQQCGHPPCVSVCPVIATDKNEEGGIVSQIYPRCIGCRYCMAACPYHARYFNWLDPVWPEGMEKALTPDVSVRPRGVVEKCTFCHHRFMQAKDKAIVEGRDPEALADGDYVTSCTEACPNGAIVFGDLNNPDHQVYHLARSKYASRLLERLHADTQVYYISRREWVRRQLDNYLDNEKVKG, from the coding sequence ATGCAAGTAAAAGAATTCAAAGTAAAATGGGGGATGGCAATCGACATCGATAAGTGTACCGGTTGCGGTGCCTGCATGGTTGCATGCCAGGCTGAAAACAACCTGTCTCCTATCGAAGATGCCTCCAACAAGATCAAGGTGATGAACTGGCTGGTAGTCTATGAGCTCAGCAACAAGAAGCCTTTCCCTGAGCATGATGTAGCGTACCTGCCCCGCCCCTGCCAGCAGTGCGGCCACCCGCCCTGCGTATCGGTCTGCCCCGTTATTGCAACGGACAAGAACGAAGAAGGCGGCATTGTCAGCCAAATCTACCCCCGCTGCATCGGCTGCCGGTACTGCATGGCAGCGTGCCCTTACCATGCACGCTACTTCAACTGGCTTGACCCTGTGTGGCCCGAAGGCATGGAAAAGGCCCTCACCCCCGACGTATCCGTACGTCCCCGCGGTGTGGTCGAAAAGTGCACTTTCTGTCACCACCGCTTCATGCAGGCCAAGGACAAGGCAATCGTGGAAGGACGTGACCCCGAGGCTCTGGCCGACGGTGACTACGTTACTTCCTGTACCGAAGCTTGCCCGAACGGCGCTATCGTATTCGGCGATCTGAACAATCCCGACCATCAGGTGTACCACCTGGCACGCTCCAAGTATGCCAGCCGCCTGCTCGAGCGCCTGCACGCCGACACTCAGGTATACTACATCAGCCGTCGCGAGTGGGTTCGCCGCCAGCTGGATAACTACCTGGATAATGAAAAGGTCAAGGGGTAG
- the qrcB gene encoding menaquinone reductase molybdopterin-binding-like subunit QrcB, producing MAVDRRGFLKFVAGVSAGVMVTPIPWKLLDDASIWTQNWPWIPSNVDGASTYVSTVSKLCPSCVGMKVRLVGDRPVRILPDENHPLSKGGISPLAVAEAQMLHSPARVMRPLKKAADGAYVAISWEEADAMLAEKLGAAKGGIACVSGDETGTINEVLSAIAVQAGSGNFYLMPTEAQPAAKAVAAMGGKGQLGYDIENSDYVLAIGANVLETWGTVIRNRAAYKAARPHGEEPAVQYVFAGPVQNSTAAGADQWVPIKAGTEGVFALGIAHLLIKAGARADAADFDAFRSLVEAYNPAKVAEITGTNPEQLKSVAGALMKARTPLVITGSDFGQGTGAATVMAGVAVNMLLGGMNRKGGLKLLPVAEPVVSSAMTRAEMMGKDFVSYMSRINAGKEKAPAAMVFYEANPAYALPQATKMSEVLAKVPFKATFTTFLDETAMLCDLVLPVPMGLERLDDVATPYGSGQALYCLARPVAPMPANVKPAGDYIIALAGKLGCSLGVSSWEEVLQAKAQAMGADWDSLMDGNVFMSDATVSASLSFGADALAKSVAPKAKEGDFAVAPVFKLGIGTAKTAIPPYNNKLIRRWELQGNELYVAMNGATARKLGVLMHDKIVISNKSGNLTARVNIFEGIMNDTIAVLMGLGHTAFDQFSKGKGENVMQLLTVGFEAGTGLSVWNMAGVTISKA from the coding sequence ATGGCAGTTGATAGAAGAGGTTTTCTCAAGTTCGTCGCGGGCGTCAGCGCAGGCGTTATGGTAACGCCGATTCCGTGGAAACTGCTCGACGACGCAAGTATTTGGACCCAGAACTGGCCTTGGATTCCCTCCAACGTAGATGGCGCAAGCACCTATGTCTCCACCGTGAGCAAGCTGTGTCCTTCCTGCGTGGGCATGAAGGTTCGTCTTGTGGGCGACCGCCCTGTGCGCATCCTCCCCGACGAAAACCATCCGCTTTCCAAGGGCGGTATCTCCCCCCTGGCAGTTGCTGAAGCACAGATGCTCCACAGCCCCGCGCGCGTCATGCGTCCGCTGAAGAAGGCTGCAGACGGTGCATATGTTGCCATCAGCTGGGAAGAAGCCGACGCCATGCTGGCCGAGAAACTCGGTGCAGCAAAGGGCGGCATCGCATGTGTGTCCGGTGACGAAACCGGCACCATCAACGAAGTTCTTTCCGCAATCGCCGTCCAGGCGGGTTCCGGTAACTTCTACCTGATGCCCACCGAAGCGCAGCCCGCAGCCAAGGCCGTTGCAGCCATGGGCGGCAAGGGTCAGCTCGGTTACGACATCGAAAACAGCGACTACGTTCTCGCCATTGGCGCAAACGTACTCGAAACCTGGGGCACCGTTATCCGCAACCGTGCGGCATACAAGGCTGCCCGTCCCCATGGCGAAGAACCCGCAGTTCAGTACGTGTTTGCCGGTCCTGTGCAGAACAGCACCGCAGCAGGCGCTGACCAGTGGGTGCCCATCAAGGCCGGCACCGAAGGCGTTTTCGCTCTCGGTATCGCGCATCTGCTCATCAAGGCCGGGGCAAGGGCCGATGCTGCAGACTTCGACGCATTCCGCAGCCTTGTTGAAGCATACAACCCCGCCAAGGTTGCCGAGATCACCGGCACCAACCCCGAACAGCTCAAGAGTGTGGCCGGCGCACTGATGAAGGCCCGCACTCCTCTGGTAATCACCGGTTCCGACTTCGGTCAGGGCACCGGTGCCGCCACTGTCATGGCAGGTGTTGCCGTGAACATGCTGCTCGGTGGCATGAACCGCAAGGGCGGCCTCAAGCTGCTGCCCGTTGCCGAACCGGTGGTATCTTCTGCAATGACCCGCGCCGAGATGATGGGCAAGGACTTCGTGTCCTACATGTCCCGCATCAACGCAGGCAAGGAAAAGGCCCCCGCGGCCATGGTCTTCTACGAAGCCAACCCTGCCTATGCGCTGCCGCAGGCAACCAAGATGTCCGAAGTGCTGGCCAAGGTGCCCTTCAAGGCTACCTTCACCACCTTCCTTGATGAAACCGCGATGCTCTGCGACCTCGTGCTGCCCGTTCCCATGGGCCTTGAGCGTCTGGATGACGTTGCTACCCCGTACGGTTCCGGCCAGGCACTTTACTGCCTTGCCCGCCCCGTGGCTCCCATGCCCGCAAACGTGAAGCCCGCCGGCGACTACATTATCGCCCTTGCAGGAAAGCTCGGTTGCTCGCTTGGCGTAAGCTCATGGGAAGAAGTGCTGCAGGCCAAGGCTCAGGCCATGGGTGCAGACTGGGACAGTCTGATGGACGGCAACGTCTTCATGAGCGACGCCACCGTAAGCGCTTCCCTTTCCTTCGGTGCAGACGCTCTTGCAAAGAGCGTGGCCCCCAAGGCCAAGGAAGGCGACTTTGCAGTGGCTCCCGTCTTCAAGCTCGGCATCGGTACCGCAAAGACCGCCATCCCGCCGTACAACAACAAGCTTATCCGCCGCTGGGAACTGCAGGGCAATGAGCTGTACGTAGCGATGAATGGCGCCACCGCCCGCAAGCTCGGCGTGCTGATGCATGACAAGATCGTCATCAGCAACAAGAGCGGCAACCTGACCGCCCGCGTGAACATCTTCGAAGGCATCATGAACGACACCATTGCCGTTCTGATGGGCCTCGGTCACACCGCCTTCGACCAGTTCAGCAAAGGCAAGGGCGAGAACGTCATGCAGCTGCTGACCGTCGGTTTCGAAGCAGGAACGGGCCTTTCCGTCTGGAACATGGCCGGCGTCACCATCAGCAAGGCATAA
- the qrcA gene encoding menaquinone reductase multiheme cytochrome c subunit QrcA — protein sequence MADRHLHPANGNSASGQFGGAAPFFVGLVVALILGWWAFPQMLYSQKHQPIRFSHKVHMEGAGMECSSCHFLREDGTFAGLPTTESCAECHSEPMGSDPEEVRFIEEYVNTGKEVEWLVYQKQPDNVFFSHAAHSMDSCNKCHEFTETELCSSCHPNVAETDEAPVYYENKLTKYSKQTMKMWRCEECHAHPEHYGTTRSSNACYVCHK from the coding sequence ATGGCGGACAGGCATTTACATCCTGCCAACGGGAACAGCGCGTCCGGCCAGTTTGGCGGCGCAGCCCCGTTCTTCGTAGGTCTGGTAGTGGCACTCATCTTGGGCTGGTGGGCGTTCCCGCAGATGCTTTATTCACAGAAGCATCAGCCGATACGTTTCAGCCATAAGGTGCATATGGAGGGTGCAGGCATGGAATGTTCGTCATGCCACTTCCTCCGTGAAGACGGTACTTTTGCGGGTCTCCCCACCACGGAAAGCTGTGCAGAATGTCACAGCGAACCCATGGGAAGCGATCCTGAAGAGGTCCGTTTCATTGAAGAATATGTAAACACCGGCAAGGAAGTCGAATGGCTTGTCTATCAAAAACAGCCGGACAACGTGTTCTTCAGCCATGCGGCTCACTCGATGGATTCGTGCAACAAGTGTCACGAATTTACCGAGACCGAGCTTTGTTCTTCGTGCCATCCCAATGTGGCCGAAACGGACGAAGCCCCGGTTTACTATGAAAACAAGCTGACCAAGTACAGCAAGCAGACCATGAAGATGTGGCGCTGCGAGGAATGCCATGCTCACCCTGAGCACTACGGCACCACTCGTTCCAGCAACGCATGTTATGTCTGCCATAAGTAA